A genomic region of Actinopolymorpha sp. NPDC004070 contains the following coding sequences:
- a CDS encoding BadF/BadG/BcrA/BcrD ATPase family protein: MRIAAVDGGQTGLRLRVVGPDGSTATATAGGFDYDAGDPAATVLALVKQAWDRLPADQRRPVDRIGMGLTGDHRPEEVRRIEAGVADLLGAAGTRAGRRVEVRVAHDAVTAHLGALGGAPGVVVVAGTGVVALARTGDGGGAAATARVDGWGHLLGDEGGGFAVGRHGLRAALAAYDGRGPRTALVAAATERFGPLDGLPRRLYGTGGTVADVAGFSRQVAEAARSGDPVAVGIWRDGVAALVGTTRAAVDCYLELTATSPDGAGADVAVSWAGGLMGVADLVREPWRRRVQAEIPRARVVDPVGEGLDGAVLLAVNG, from the coding sequence GTGAGGATCGCGGCGGTCGACGGCGGGCAGACCGGTCTGCGACTGCGGGTGGTGGGGCCTGACGGGAGTACGGCGACGGCGACGGCCGGCGGGTTCGACTACGACGCGGGCGACCCGGCGGCGACCGTACTCGCGCTGGTGAAGCAGGCCTGGGACCGGCTGCCCGCGGACCAGCGCAGGCCGGTGGACCGGATCGGCATGGGCCTGACCGGTGACCACCGGCCCGAGGAGGTACGCCGGATCGAGGCGGGGGTCGCGGACCTGCTGGGCGCGGCCGGGACGCGCGCCGGAAGACGAGTGGAGGTACGAGTCGCCCACGACGCGGTGACGGCGCACCTCGGCGCGCTGGGCGGGGCACCCGGCGTGGTCGTGGTCGCGGGTACCGGCGTGGTGGCGCTGGCGAGGACGGGTGACGGCGGGGGCGCGGCGGCCACCGCGCGGGTCGACGGCTGGGGCCACCTGCTCGGGGACGAGGGCGGCGGTTTCGCGGTGGGCCGGCACGGGCTGCGGGCCGCACTCGCCGCGTACGACGGCAGGGGGCCGCGGACCGCGCTGGTCGCCGCGGCAACGGAGCGGTTCGGTCCGCTGGACGGGTTGCCGCGCCGGCTCTACGGGACCGGCGGGACGGTGGCCGACGTGGCGGGGTTCAGCCGGCAGGTCGCCGAGGCCGCCCGCTCTGGTGACCCGGTGGCGGTCGGGATCTGGCGCGACGGCGTGGCCGCGCTGGTGGGTACGACCCGCGCCGCGGTGGACTGCTACCTGGAGTTGACCGCGACGTCCCCCGACGGAGCGGGAGCGGACGTAGCCGTGTCCTGGGCGGGTGGGCTGATGGGCGTCGCCGACCTGGTACGGGAGCCGTGGCGCCGGCGGGTGCAGGCCGAGATTCCGCGGGCCCGCGTGGTCGACCCCGTGGGCGAGGGTCTGGACGGTGCCGTGCTGCTCGCCGTGAACGGCTGA
- a CDS encoding DUF4127 family protein, with protein MRIALLPLDERPVNATLPAHIAAIAGVEVLTPPAELLPRMRTPGRADELTGWLAEVAGEADALVVSLDMLGYGGLIGSRTTLDAASVVVERLAVLERIRPSRPRLPITAVTTVMRASRSYSPAEEPEYWSQHGVELHDLGGALHREFLGESHERERLTAAVPADVQADFWLRRLRNHTVDLFALGLAGRGTLDTLLVTADDTAPRAAGSLEQVWLRHWVSATGLDTRVLMYPGADEVGSVLVARALADGPAGKEGSRDAVELSSAEDGQSGQAGQAAQEEPVREEAAQEEPVHDEAVRIAIEICEEGGADRIAPYENVPVAAGVARQISAAGAEVVPGGGRLGGAPDGGEPSGTVPGGAESGERAVADAVIVVHAPDPHRGDRTRAGEATDRKVVQAVVDRVAELVEAGRSVGVADVRYVNGADPGLVRALAERGVLDRITAYGGWNTAGNTVGSVVAALVAHVVGHRRGGVDETAQSRLRWHRIVEDYAYQAVVRGELAQEQPYGDHMSVPFADPADVESYLERCAKRLPEVAEELGGADARRWLISAPRLPWGRTFEIDFDLVPRA; from the coding sequence GTGCGCATCGCGTTGTTGCCCCTGGACGAACGACCTGTCAACGCGACCCTGCCCGCGCACATCGCGGCGATCGCCGGCGTCGAGGTCCTCACGCCGCCCGCGGAACTGCTGCCGCGGATGCGGACGCCCGGACGCGCCGACGAACTCACCGGCTGGCTGGCGGAGGTGGCCGGCGAGGCCGACGCGCTCGTGGTGTCGCTGGACATGCTGGGGTACGGCGGGCTGATCGGTTCGCGGACGACGCTGGACGCGGCGTCCGTGGTGGTGGAGCGACTGGCGGTCCTGGAACGGATCCGGCCGAGCCGGCCACGGCTGCCGATCACCGCGGTGACGACGGTGATGCGCGCGTCGCGTTCGTACAGCCCAGCCGAGGAGCCGGAGTACTGGTCCCAGCACGGTGTCGAGCTGCACGATCTGGGTGGCGCGCTGCACCGGGAGTTCCTCGGCGAGTCCCACGAACGTGAGCGGCTGACCGCGGCGGTGCCGGCCGACGTACAGGCCGACTTCTGGTTGCGGCGACTGCGCAACCACACCGTCGACCTGTTCGCCCTCGGCCTGGCCGGGCGGGGAACCTTGGACACCCTGCTGGTCACCGCCGACGACACCGCGCCGCGGGCGGCGGGCTCGCTGGAGCAGGTCTGGCTGAGGCACTGGGTGTCGGCGACCGGGCTGGACACCCGGGTGCTGATGTATCCGGGCGCGGACGAGGTGGGGTCGGTGCTCGTGGCCCGCGCTCTCGCCGACGGTCCCGCCGGCAAGGAGGGTTCGCGCGACGCGGTGGAGTTGTCCTCCGCCGAGGACGGGCAGTCGGGACAGGCCGGGCAGGCTGCACAGGAGGAGCCAGTGCGGGAGGAGGCGGCGCAGGAAGAGCCCGTGCACGACGAGGCGGTGCGGATCGCGATCGAGATCTGCGAGGAGGGCGGCGCGGACCGGATCGCGCCGTACGAGAACGTGCCCGTCGCCGCCGGCGTCGCCCGGCAGATCTCCGCCGCCGGTGCCGAGGTGGTGCCGGGTGGTGGCCGGCTGGGTGGTGCGCCGGATGGAGGCGAGCCGAGCGGGACGGTGCCGGGCGGGGCGGAATCCGGGGAGCGGGCCGTTGCGGACGCGGTGATCGTGGTGCACGCGCCGGACCCGCACCGCGGCGACCGGACACGTGCCGGCGAGGCCACCGACCGGAAGGTCGTGCAGGCCGTGGTGGACCGGGTGGCCGAACTGGTGGAGGCCGGCCGCAGCGTCGGCGTGGCCGACGTCCGGTACGTCAACGGGGCCGACCCCGGGCTGGTCCGCGCGCTCGCCGAGCGCGGCGTACTGGACCGGATCACGGCGTACGGCGGCTGGAACACCGCCGGCAACACGGTCGGGTCGGTGGTGGCCGCGCTGGTCGCGCACGTCGTCGGGCACCGGCGCGGCGGCGTCGACGAGACCGCGCAGAGCCGGCTGCGGTGGCACCGGATCGTGGAGGACTACGCGTACCAGGCGGTGGTACGCGGCGAGCTGGCGCAGGAGCAGCCGTACGGTGACCACATGTCCGTCCCATTCGCCGACCCTGCCGACGTCGAGAGCTACCTGGAACGCTGCGCGAAGCGGCTGCCGGAGGTGGCCGAGGAGCTGGGTGGGGCCGACGCGCGCCGCTGGCTGATCAGTGCGCCGCGGCTGCCGTGGGGGCGGACCTTCGAGATCGACTTCGACCTGGTGCCCCGTGCATGA
- a CDS encoding putative N-acetylmannosamine-6-phosphate 2-epimerase, translated as MATSPESSAAPSAAASAAVQALEGGLVVSCQAGAGHPLADPEIIARLAACAELGGAVGVRVESAEDVRAVRSRIGLPVIGIRKVEVGAHRPFITPTLADCAALADAGADIIALEAVPDNRAHADEAADLIRVVREELGRPVMADVSTLEEGLAAWAAGADLVGTTLSGYTLASASRVGPDLGLVADLARHGVRAVLEGRVDRPEQVRAAFEAGAWTVVVGTAITDPISLTRRYAAGVPRTRRGVEPNRVPRE; from the coding sequence ATGGCGACCAGCCCGGAGAGCAGTGCGGCGCCGAGTGCGGCAGCGAGTGCGGCGGTGCAGGCACTCGAGGGCGGGCTGGTGGTGTCGTGCCAGGCAGGTGCCGGACATCCGCTGGCCGACCCGGAGATCATCGCGCGGCTCGCCGCGTGTGCGGAGTTGGGCGGCGCGGTCGGCGTACGCGTCGAGTCGGCCGAGGACGTGCGCGCGGTGCGCAGCCGGATCGGGTTGCCCGTCATCGGCATCCGCAAGGTCGAGGTGGGCGCGCATCGTCCGTTCATCACACCCACGCTGGCCGACTGCGCCGCGCTCGCGGACGCGGGCGCGGACATCATCGCGCTGGAGGCGGTTCCGGACAACCGCGCCCACGCCGACGAGGCGGCCGACCTGATCCGGGTCGTTCGCGAGGAACTCGGCCGTCCGGTGATGGCCGACGTCTCGACTCTGGAGGAGGGGCTGGCGGCGTGGGCGGCCGGAGCGGATCTGGTCGGCACCACCCTGTCCGGCTACACCCTCGCCTCGGCGTCGCGCGTCGGCCCCGATCTCGGCCTGGTGGCCGACCTCGCGCGCCACGGGGTGCGCGCCGTCCTGGAGGGCCGGGTGGACCGGCCCGAGCAGGTCCGGGCGGCGTTCGAGGCGGGCGCGTGGACGGTGGTGGTGGGTACGGCGATCACCGACCCGATCTCGCTGACCCGCAGGTACGCCGCCGGCGTGCCACGCACCAGGCGCGGCGTGGAGCCGAACCGCGTACCTCGTGAGTGA
- a CDS encoding sigma-70 family RNA polymerase sigma factor, which produces MTEAATDVTATDVRDVPRNAAELEASLARHRTELTGYCYRMLGSGFEAEDAVQETLVRAWRAFDRFEGRAAFRSWLYRIATNVCLDLLNGRNRRARPMDLQAASTASAPLPGALPEVTWLEPIPDGRVVPEDADPAEVATRRETVRLAFMSALQHLPPRQRSVLILREVLEWHASEVAELLGTTVASVNSALQRARATLAAANVTESDVYAPLSEEQRDLLKRYVDAFERYDLESLTSLLRDDATLSMPPYDLWLRGHAEIQAWMLGTGSGCRGSRLLPTVANGSPAFGQYRPAADGGYEPWALQVIEISGGQIVGLNNFLDTDRWFPLFGLPPRLDP; this is translated from the coding sequence ATGACCGAGGCCGCAACCGATGTGACCGCGACCGACGTACGCGACGTGCCGCGTAACGCCGCCGAGTTGGAGGCGAGTCTCGCGCGCCATCGGACGGAGCTGACCGGCTACTGCTACCGCATGCTCGGCTCGGGGTTCGAGGCCGAGGACGCCGTGCAGGAGACGCTGGTCCGGGCCTGGCGGGCGTTCGACCGTTTCGAGGGCCGAGCGGCGTTCCGGTCCTGGCTCTACCGCATCGCCACCAACGTCTGCCTCGACCTGCTGAACGGCCGCAACCGCCGCGCCCGGCCGATGGACCTCCAGGCGGCCTCGACCGCGTCCGCGCCGCTTCCGGGTGCACTGCCCGAGGTGACCTGGCTGGAGCCGATCCCCGACGGGCGAGTGGTGCCCGAGGACGCCGACCCCGCCGAGGTGGCCACCCGCCGGGAGACCGTCCGGCTCGCGTTCATGTCCGCGTTGCAGCACCTGCCTCCCCGCCAGCGGTCCGTGCTGATCCTGCGCGAGGTGCTGGAGTGGCACGCCAGCGAGGTCGCCGAACTGCTCGGCACCACGGTCGCGTCCGTCAACAGCGCCCTTCAGCGCGCTCGAGCCACGTTGGCGGCCGCCAACGTCACCGAGTCCGACGTGTACGCACCGCTGAGCGAGGAGCAGCGTGACCTGCTCAAGCGGTACGTCGACGCGTTCGAGCGGTACGACCTGGAGTCCCTGACCTCGTTGTTGCGCGACGACGCCACGCTGTCGATGCCGCCGTACGACCTGTGGCTGCGAGGGCACGCGGAGATCCAGGCCTGGATGCTCGGCACGGGTTCGGGCTGCCGGGGCTCGCGGCTGCTGCCGACAGTCGCCAACGGCTCGCCCGCCTTCGGCCAGTACCGCCCCGCCGCCGACGGTGGCTACGAGCCGTGGGCCCTGCAGGTCATCGAGATCTCAGGGGGCCAGATCGTCGGGCTGAACAACTTCCTCGACACCGACCGGTGGTTCCCGCTGTTCGGGCTGCCGCCCCGCCTCGATCCCTGA
- a CDS encoding STAS domain-containing protein translates to MPDSAAGGAGALVVFLEGPIGRSEIPDLCARFEELLGEGPGRRVICDVAGLTECDAVAVEALARLQLTARRLGCHLWLRHAGCELRQLIALVGLADVVPSLPTGMRVEPAERRSGIEAGRQPEQREPPVGVEEVVQPDDLAP, encoded by the coding sequence GTGCCGGACTCCGCGGCAGGCGGTGCCGGTGCGCTGGTGGTCTTCCTGGAAGGGCCGATCGGGCGGTCGGAGATTCCGGACCTGTGCGCGCGGTTCGAGGAGCTGCTGGGCGAGGGACCCGGTAGGCGGGTGATCTGTGACGTCGCCGGGCTGACCGAATGCGACGCGGTCGCGGTGGAGGCGTTGGCGCGGCTCCAGCTGACCGCACGCCGACTCGGCTGCCACCTGTGGCTACGGCATGCCGGGTGCGAGTTACGGCAACTGATCGCGCTGGTCGGGCTGGCCGACGTGGTGCCGTCGTTGCCGACGGGTATGCGCGTGGAGCCGGCCGAACGCAGGTCAGGGATCGAGGCGGGGCGGCAGCCCGAACAGCGGGAACCACCGGTCGGTGTCGAGGAAGTTGTTCAGCCCGACGATCTGGCCCCCTGA
- a CDS encoding sigma-70 family RNA polymerase sigma factor produces MASSVATSPGSASRRTSDGRAAGDRAADDRAAGDRTAGAPAPPDLAASGQRGELGEVLDRHRVELTGYCYRMLGSSFEAEDAVQETMLRAWRYHDRYDGRASLRSWLYRIATNVCLDALEGRKRRARPMDLGPAQTADNFALGEPLPDSVWVQPVVDGQVLPGSGDPAEVAVARESIRLAFVAALQHLPPRQRAVLILREVLRWRASEVAELLDTSVASVNSALQRARATLEELDVTFAGSAAPVRMDDEDQQKLLARYVDAFERYDMDALVALLHEDATLSMPPYSLWVHGPAEIVTWMSGPGIGCAGSLLVPVAVNGSPAFGQYRPDPAGGYVAFALQVIEVADGAVTAINAFLDTEKMFPFAGLPLRRD; encoded by the coding sequence ATGGCCAGTTCCGTGGCGACGAGTCCTGGGTCGGCGAGCCGACGTACGTCAGACGGCCGTGCGGCGGGTGACCGTGCGGCAGACGACCGTGCGGCGGGTGACCGTACGGCCGGCGCTCCGGCGCCGCCCGATCTGGCGGCGAGCGGCCAGCGAGGTGAGCTGGGCGAGGTGCTCGACCGGCACCGGGTCGAGCTGACCGGCTACTGCTACCGCATGCTCGGCTCGTCGTTCGAGGCCGAGGACGCCGTGCAGGAGACCATGCTCCGCGCCTGGCGCTACCACGATCGATACGACGGGCGAGCCTCCCTGCGCTCGTGGCTCTACCGCATCGCCACCAACGTGTGCCTCGACGCCCTCGAGGGACGGAAGCGACGGGCCCGGCCGATGGATCTCGGGCCGGCACAGACCGCGGACAACTTCGCCCTCGGCGAGCCGCTCCCGGACTCCGTGTGGGTGCAACCCGTGGTCGACGGGCAGGTGCTGCCGGGCTCGGGCGACCCGGCCGAGGTGGCCGTGGCTCGCGAGTCGATCCGGCTGGCGTTCGTGGCCGCGTTGCAGCACCTGCCGCCTCGCCAGCGCGCGGTGCTGATCCTGCGGGAGGTGCTGCGCTGGCGGGCGAGCGAGGTCGCCGAGCTCCTCGACACCAGCGTGGCGTCGGTCAACAGCGCCCTGCAGCGCGCTCGGGCCACCCTGGAGGAGCTCGACGTGACCTTCGCCGGCTCCGCGGCCCCGGTGCGGATGGACGACGAGGACCAGCAGAAGCTGCTCGCTCGTTACGTCGACGCCTTCGAACGCTACGACATGGACGCCCTGGTCGCCCTGTTGCACGAGGACGCCACCCTGTCCATGCCGCCGTACTCCCTGTGGGTGCACGGTCCGGCGGAGATCGTCACCTGGATGAGCGGGCCCGGGATCGGGTGCGCGGGTTCCCTGCTGGTCCCGGTCGCCGTGAACGGCTCACCGGCGTTCGGTCAGTACCGTCCGGACCCTGCCGGTGGTTATGTCGCGTTCGCCCTGCAGGTGATCGAGGTCGCCGACGGCGCGGTGACGGCCATCAACGCGTTCCTGGACACCGAGAAGATGTTCCCGTTCGCAGGCCTGCCCCTGCGCCGGGACTGA
- a CDS encoding AAA family ATPase, producing the protein MPGASGEASGGEGAAFASAALAESHSAVVVFVGDRAYKVKKPVDLGFLDFTTVRAREEACRRELELNRRLAPDVYLEVRHLVDDAGETRDWVLVMRRMPSARRLSTLVAAGADVRHDLRELARLLAAFHARAPHGAKVAAAGRPSALLRRWRDNLAGAEPFVGEVLDPGTVAEIARLVERYVGGRGALLNARARAGLVVDGHGDLLADDIFCLPDGPRVLDCLEFDDALRYVDGVDDAAFLAMDLERLGAPDLAESFLGWYGDFTGGLPVASLVHHYVAYRAFVRAKVACLRFRQGMAPARATARQLAGLTLDHLHAGEVRLVLVGGLPGTGKSTVAGALADRMGAVVLRTDEIRREKPGARLPTPREETGGGGYQRGRYTPARVHAAYRELLARARRLLARGDSVVLDATWSDAAERDAARRLARDTSSTLAEIRCVAPADVGERRIRERVGDLSEATVEVARRMGRTYAPWPEAVEIDCAGRTENALEAAWAAVREPTGTELSVGSPTVSSTGDDVVPVT; encoded by the coding sequence TTGCCCGGAGCGTCCGGCGAAGCTTCGGGCGGGGAAGGTGCGGCCTTCGCCTCCGCCGCGCTGGCCGAGAGTCATTCCGCGGTGGTGGTGTTCGTCGGCGACCGCGCGTACAAGGTGAAGAAGCCGGTCGACCTCGGGTTCCTCGACTTCACCACGGTGCGCGCCAGGGAGGAGGCGTGCCGCCGGGAGCTGGAGCTGAACCGGCGGCTCGCACCGGACGTCTACCTCGAGGTTCGCCATCTCGTGGACGACGCGGGTGAGACCCGGGACTGGGTACTCGTCATGCGCCGGATGCCGTCCGCGCGCCGGCTGTCCACGCTGGTCGCCGCGGGTGCGGACGTACGCCACGACCTGCGCGAACTCGCCCGGCTGCTGGCGGCCTTCCACGCCCGCGCTCCGCACGGTGCGAAGGTCGCGGCCGCCGGCCGGCCCAGCGCGCTGTTGCGCAGGTGGCGGGACAACCTGGCCGGGGCCGAACCCTTCGTGGGCGAGGTTCTGGACCCCGGAACGGTGGCCGAGATCGCCCGGCTGGTGGAACGGTACGTCGGCGGACGCGGTGCGCTGCTGAACGCGCGGGCGCGGGCGGGCCTCGTCGTCGACGGGCACGGCGACCTGCTGGCCGACGACATCTTCTGCCTGCCGGACGGACCTCGGGTGCTGGACTGCCTGGAGTTCGACGACGCGCTGCGGTACGTGGACGGGGTCGACGACGCGGCGTTCCTGGCGATGGATCTGGAGCGCCTGGGCGCGCCCGACCTGGCCGAGAGCTTCCTCGGCTGGTACGGCGATTTCACCGGCGGGCTGCCGGTGGCGTCGCTGGTCCACCACTACGTGGCGTACCGGGCGTTCGTCCGGGCGAAGGTGGCCTGCCTGCGGTTTCGGCAGGGGATGGCGCCGGCTCGGGCGACGGCACGGCAGCTGGCCGGTCTGACGCTCGACCACCTCCACGCGGGAGAGGTCCGGCTGGTGCTGGTGGGCGGCCTGCCGGGTACCGGCAAGTCGACCGTCGCGGGCGCTCTGGCAGACCGGATGGGCGCGGTCGTCCTGCGTACCGACGAGATCCGCCGCGAGAAGCCGGGCGCGCGGCTGCCCACTCCCCGCGAAGAAACCGGCGGTGGCGGATACCAACGCGGCCGCTACACCCCGGCGCGGGTGCACGCCGCGTACCGGGAACTGCTCGCCCGCGCGCGCCGGTTGCTCGCCCGTGGCGATTCGGTCGTTCTCGACGCCACCTGGAGCGACGCCGCCGAACGCGACGCCGCGAGACGGCTCGCCCGGGACACCTCCAGCACGCTGGCGGAGATCCGGTGCGTGGCGCCGGCGGACGTGGGTGAGCGACGCATCCGGGAGCGGGTAGGTGACCTGTCCGAGGCGACGGTGGAGGTGGCGCGGCGGATGGGGCGTACGTACGCGCCGTGGCCTGAGGCGGTGGAGATCGACTGTGCCGGCCGCACGGAGAACGCGCTGGAGGCTGCCTGGGCCGCCGTCCGCGAGCCGACGGGGACGGAGTTGTCGGTGGGATCGCCTACGGTTTCCTCCACCGGCGACGACGTGGTGCCGGTGACGTGA
- a CDS encoding CBS domain-containing protein, which produces MTTAREIMHAGVECVGEHENLQNAARRMRQQNVGALPICGDDDRLHGILTDRDIVVKCVAAGGDPASMTAGELAQGSTLTVSADDDIDNVLRLMEEHHIRRLPVIENHRLVGMISEVDLGRHLSEDQVTHFVEVVSAAKT; this is translated from the coding sequence ATGACGACCGCACGGGAAATCATGCACGCCGGAGTGGAGTGCGTCGGCGAACACGAGAACCTGCAGAACGCCGCCCGCCGGATGCGCCAGCAGAACGTGGGTGCGCTGCCGATCTGTGGCGACGACGACCGGCTGCACGGGATTCTTACCGACCGGGACATCGTGGTGAAGTGCGTGGCGGCCGGTGGCGACCCCGCGTCGATGACGGCGGGCGAACTGGCGCAGGGATCCACGTTGACGGTGAGCGCCGACGACGACATCGACAACGTCCTCCGGCTGATGGAGGAACACCACATCCGGCGCCTGCCGGTGATCGAGAACCACCGGCTTGTCGGCATGATCAGCGAGGTGGACCTCGGCCGCCATCTGAGCGAAGACCAGGTGACGCACTTCGTCGAGGTCGTCTCGGCGGCGAAGACCTGA
- a CDS encoding sigma 54 modulation/S30EA ribosomal C-terminal domain-containing protein: MARSAHRSTAAPGTAEGTPVELTVRGEVPDEATAYAVRKVESVLEATRARALYAHVVIVVSQNPAQDQPVRLEVGLDVDGVPVRAVVSGHDALEAADLMKDRLRRRLVRLRDRERTRHRWTGEVAEHEWRHGDQPRRPEPHFPRPVEDRTVVRRKTFALVPLTAEEAAYEMDVLDHDFYLYTDRETGRDAVIVRGARGAVAAVTEVEPPPLSEAAARERLDAGGERFVFYLDPASGRGRVMYWRYDGHYGLISAE, encoded by the coding sequence ATGGCCAGATCAGCACACAGGTCGACGGCGGCACCGGGAACTGCGGAGGGGACGCCGGTCGAGCTGACCGTTCGCGGCGAGGTACCCGACGAGGCCACCGCGTATGCCGTCCGCAAGGTCGAGAGCGTCCTGGAGGCCACCCGCGCGCGTGCTCTGTACGCGCATGTCGTGATTGTCGTGTCCCAGAACCCCGCTCAGGACCAGCCGGTCCGGCTCGAGGTGGGCCTGGACGTCGACGGCGTACCCGTCCGGGCCGTGGTCAGTGGGCACGACGCCCTCGAGGCCGCCGACCTGATGAAGGACCGGCTGCGTCGAAGGCTGGTGCGCCTGCGGGACCGGGAACGCACCCGTCACCGTTGGACCGGTGAGGTGGCCGAGCACGAGTGGCGGCACGGTGACCAGCCCCGCCGCCCGGAGCCGCACTTCCCGCGCCCGGTCGAGGACCGGACCGTCGTGCGCCGCAAGACGTTCGCGCTGGTGCCGTTGACGGCGGAGGAGGCGGCGTACGAGATGGACGTCCTCGACCACGACTTCTACCTGTACACGGATCGGGAAACCGGACGCGACGCCGTGATCGTGCGGGGTGCGCGGGGTGCGGTCGCCGCGGTGACGGAGGTGGAGCCACCGCCCCTGAGCGAGGCGGCCGCGCGGGAACGGCTGGACGCGGGCGGCGAACGGTTCGTCTTCTACCTGGACCCCGCGAGTGGACGGGGACGGGTCATGTACTGGCGATACGACGGCCACTACGGGCTGATCAGCGCGGAGTGA
- a CDS encoding phosphoribosyltransferase: MLFRNRKEAGRQLADRLIPHKAPDMVVLGLPRGGVPVAFEVARALDAPLDVLVVRKLGVPSQPELAMGAIGEGGVRFVDESLVRKSGVRPEELRAVEKREHAELTRRAQAFRGNRPQTRLAGRTVIVVDDGIATGSTAWVACQVARQLGAARTILAAPVASPRAVEYLSMAADEVVCLDTPESFYAIGEFYSDFRQTPDSEVVALLHEAQDAADAAHSQHTEPTQHAEGTEHAEGAERVDEEVTIPAGTQRLAGHLTLPENATGMVVFAHGSGSSRHSPRNQFVASALNAAGLGTLLFDLLSSAEESDRANVFDIPLLATRLVEVTNWLREHPATRDLPIGYFGASTGAAAALSAAAEVADSTNVAAVVSRGGRPDLAASDLDLVRAPTLLIVGGHDPVVVDLNLDAARRLHCEKSVHVVPGATHLFEEPGTLEAVADQATRWFTSHLRAKASH, from the coding sequence ATGCTCTTCCGGAACCGGAAGGAGGCCGGCCGACAGCTCGCTGACCGGCTGATACCCCACAAAGCGCCCGACATGGTGGTTCTCGGGCTCCCCCGGGGCGGCGTACCGGTCGCGTTCGAGGTCGCACGGGCGCTCGACGCGCCGCTCGACGTCCTCGTCGTCCGCAAGCTCGGTGTGCCGTCCCAGCCGGAGCTCGCGATGGGCGCGATCGGCGAGGGCGGCGTGCGGTTCGTGGACGAGTCGCTGGTACGGAAGTCCGGCGTCCGGCCCGAAGAACTCCGGGCCGTGGAGAAGCGCGAACACGCCGAGCTCACCCGCCGCGCGCAGGCGTTCCGCGGCAACCGTCCGCAGACCCGGCTGGCGGGTCGCACGGTCATCGTCGTCGACGACGGGATCGCCACCGGGTCGACCGCCTGGGTCGCCTGCCAGGTGGCCCGCCAGCTCGGTGCGGCCCGCACGATACTGGCCGCCCCGGTCGCCTCGCCCCGCGCGGTCGAGTACCTGTCGATGGCCGCCGACGAAGTGGTCTGCCTTGACACCCCGGAGTCGTTCTACGCGATCGGGGAGTTCTACTCCGACTTCCGGCAGACGCCCGACAGCGAGGTCGTCGCGCTGCTGCACGAGGCCCAGGACGCAGCCGACGCAGCGCACTCGCAGCACACCGAACCCACGCAGCACGCGGAAGGCACGGAGCACGCGGAAGGCGCGGAGCGCGTGGACGAGGAGGTCACGATCCCGGCCGGTACGCAACGGCTCGCCGGTCATCTCACGCTGCCGGAGAACGCCACCGGGATGGTCGTGTTCGCCCACGGCAGTGGCAGCAGCCGGCACAGCCCGCGTAACCAGTTCGTCGCCTCCGCACTGAACGCCGCCGGCCTGGGCACGCTGTTGTTCGACCTGCTTTCCTCCGCGGAAGAAAGCGACCGCGCCAACGTCTTCGACATACCCCTGCTCGCCACGAGGCTGGTGGAAGTCACCAACTGGCTGCGCGAACACCCCGCGACGCGCGACCTGCCGATCGGCTACTTCGGCGCCAGTACCGGTGCGGCCGCGGCACTGTCCGCAGCAGCCGAGGTGGCCGACTCGACCAACGTCGCCGCGGTGGTCTCCCGTGGCGGCCGGCCCGACCTCGCCGCGTCCGACCTCGACCTCGTCCGGGCGCCGACGCTCCTGATCGTCGGCGGCCACGACCCCGTCGTCGTCGACCTCAACCTCGACGCCGCCCGCCGCCTGCACTGCGAGAAGTCCGTGCACGTCGTGCCCGGCGCCACGCACCTTTTCGAGGAACCCGGCACCCTCGAAGCCGTCGCGGACCAGGCCACCCGCTGGTTCACCAGCCACCTGCGCGCCAAGGCGTCGCACTGA